Proteins from a single region of Deltaproteobacteria bacterium:
- a CDS encoding hydantoinase/oxoprolinase family protein: MSYKVGIDVGGTFTDFLLTHEDGSSEIYKVLSTPEDPSVGLMNGLREMAESKGVTLEEFIKEVDTIVHGTTVTTNAVLTYRGAKTGLLTTKGVRDALEMRRGIREEQYNNHYENVKPLVPRYLRMPVQERLDYRGDELLPLEESHVEAALDRFEKEGVEAVAICFMNSFANPEHERKAAEMVARRMPHAYLTVSSTLLPSIRFYDRVSTTVLNAYVGPILRRYLTSLIEKLEDVAFQGILLIMQSNGGVVSPENAMETAAVTLLSGPAGGPVAGISYTSVQGYKDCITVDMGGTSFDAALIKDRTPVVTTEGEINRLRLALPMLNIVTIGAGGGSIGWIDEGGLLRMGPHSAGAKPGPACYDLGGELPTCTDADLVLGYLDPDYFAGGRIRLNRKKAERAIEEHVARKLKMDVLEAAAGMYDVINVNMASGVREVSVKRGHDPRDFPMVIAGGAGPNHACMIARELEIPVMIIPKESSIFCAAGMLMSDLRHNFVRTYVTTLEGMDVEKFVALFLEMEREGGGLMESEHIPPDRVEYVYSLDMRYIKQYHEVNVAVTREEILNRDIPSMAARFHPEHDRLFGYSLEEEGTPIELINMRLACIGRTEKPRLVEEEYRGPDPSGALKGRRSVYLPLRKEFQEIDVFDGHRLHFGNRVEGPALIEQVNTTTFVTPEYSVICDRFGSYTMYLKQREAEYVGRVVR; this comes from the coding sequence ATGAGCTACAAGGTTGGAATCGACGTGGGCGGGACATTCACCGATTTTCTCCTTACCCATGAAGACGGCAGTTCAGAGATCTATAAGGTTCTGTCCACCCCGGAGGACCCCTCTGTCGGACTGATGAACGGTCTCAGGGAGATGGCAGAAAGCAAGGGGGTCACCCTCGAGGAATTCATAAAGGAAGTGGATACCATTGTCCACGGAACAACGGTGACGACCAACGCGGTCCTCACATACAGGGGGGCCAAGACCGGACTTCTCACGACCAAGGGGGTACGGGATGCCCTCGAGATGAGAAGGGGGATCCGGGAAGAGCAGTACAACAACCACTACGAAAACGTGAAGCCCCTTGTGCCCAGATACCTGAGAATGCCCGTGCAGGAGCGGCTGGACTACAGGGGAGACGAGCTCCTTCCACTGGAGGAGTCCCATGTGGAGGCTGCCCTGGATCGGTTCGAGAAGGAGGGTGTCGAGGCCGTTGCAATCTGTTTCATGAACTCCTTTGCCAACCCGGAACACGAGAGGAAGGCAGCGGAAATGGTTGCCCGCAGAATGCCCCATGCCTATCTGACCGTGTCGAGCACCCTTCTGCCCTCCATCCGATTCTACGACCGGGTGAGCACAACCGTCCTGAACGCCTATGTGGGCCCCATCCTGAGAAGGTATCTCACGAGTCTCATCGAGAAGCTCGAGGACGTGGCCTTCCAGGGCATTCTTCTCATCATGCAGTCCAACGGCGGCGTGGTCTCACCCGAGAATGCCATGGAGACTGCAGCTGTAACGCTGCTGTCCGGGCCGGCGGGGGGACCCGTTGCAGGGATCTCCTATACATCCGTTCAAGGCTACAAGGACTGCATCACCGTCGACATGGGTGGTACCAGCTTCGATGCCGCCCTGATCAAGGATCGCACTCCGGTGGTGACCACAGAGGGAGAGATAAACCGGCTCCGCCTTGCCCTGCCCATGCTCAACATAGTCACCATCGGCGCCGGGGGCGGCAGCATCGGTTGGATCGATGAGGGGGGCCTGCTGCGCATGGGTCCTCACAGTGCCGGGGCCAAACCCGGGCCGGCCTGTTATGATCTCGGGGGAGAGCTTCCCACCTGCACGGACGCCGACCTTGTGCTGGGCTATCTCGATCCGGATTACTTCGCCGGCGGCAGGATCCGCCTCAACAGGAAGAAGGCGGAGAGGGCCATTGAAGAACACGTCGCCCGAAAGCTGAAAATGGACGTTCTCGAGGCCGCTGCAGGGATGTACGACGTGATCAATGTCAATATGGCATCAGGTGTCAGGGAGGTCTCGGTGAAACGCGGCCATGATCCCAGGGATTTCCCCATGGTGATCGCCGGGGGGGCGGGCCCGAACCATGCATGCATGATCGCTCGGGAACTGGAGATCCCCGTCATGATAATCCCCAAGGAATCCTCTATCTTCTGTGCGGCAGGCATGCTCATGTCAGACCTGAGGCACAATTTCGTCCGAACCTATGTCACCACCCTGGAAGGCATGGATGTGGAGAAGTTCGTCGCTCTTTTCCTGGAGATGGAGAGGGAAGGGGGCGGCCTCATGGAGTCGGAACACATCCCCCCTGACAGGGTCGAGTATGTCTACTCCCTGGACATGCGGTACATAAAACAGTACCACGAGGTAAACGTAGCCGTCACCAGGGAGGAGATCCTGAACAGGGACATCCCCTCCATGGCCGCGAGATTCCACCCTGAACACGACCGGCTCTTTGGTTACTCCCTGGAAGAAGAGGGGACTCCCATCGAGCTGATCAATATGCGCTTGGCCTGCATCGGAAGAACGGAAAAACCCAGGCTCGTCGAGGAAGAGTACCGCGGCCCCGATCCTTCCGGGGCTCTCAAAGGGAGGAGATCGGTCTATCTGCCCCTGAGAAAGGAATTTCAGGAGATCGACGTCTTTGACGGGCACAGGCTCCACTTCGGGAACAGAGTTGAGGGACCTGCCCTGATAGAACAGGTCAACACCACGACCTTTGTCACTCCCGAGTACAGCGTCATCTGCGACCGCTTCGGCAGCTATACCATGTACCTCAAACAGAGGGAAGCCGAGTATGTGGGGAGGGTAGTACGATGA
- a CDS encoding methylmalonyl-CoA mutase translates to MGVARYVKNEKDQIEDVILQSGIHVKPVYTPDDLRAVGFDYDRDAPDPGRYPFTRGIHPLGYRSRAWTTRQYSGFGTPEETNERFKFLISHGQTGLNVAFDLPTQMGLDSDDPSAEGEVGRVGMAVDTLRDFETAFRDIPLNRIGTGLTINAVASVMLAMYQAVAEKYGFSRNEISATPQNDILKEMIGRGAWIFPVEPAVRLIGDTIEYSIKEMPRTNPVSVCGYHIRESGATPVQEIAYAIQIANAYIDEVLRRGHEVDDFVGRFSFNINIFGNLWEQVAKFRAARKLWAKNLRERYGAGKKNQKVLFFRGLFGGGGYGLTKAQPENNIIRGAYYALAAALGGAQTTALCSFDEAYTIPTPRAALLSLRTLQLLMDEIGLRDTVDPLAGSYFVETLTKQMEEKILEEMKRIDDLGGMVRAVSSGYVQREVARQAYEFERGVQSGELLKVGVNIHTEGEEQEVQLHEYSWESAERQIRSLKEVKRSRDNSAVARGLKGLEKAAREKRNVMPHLLECCKAYATVGEMAGVFREVFGEFKEPTIF, encoded by the coding sequence ATGGGTGTTGCAAGATACGTAAAGAACGAGAAGGATCAAATCGAGGACGTCATCCTCCAGTCCGGCATCCACGTCAAACCGGTCTACACACCCGACGATCTCCGGGCCGTGGGATTCGACTATGACAGGGATGCCCCGGATCCCGGCCGGTACCCCTTCACCCGGGGGATCCATCCCCTTGGCTACCGCTCCCGGGCCTGGACCACCAGGCAGTATTCCGGGTTTGGAACCCCCGAGGAAACCAACGAGCGGTTCAAGTTCCTCATCTCCCATGGTCAGACGGGTCTCAACGTGGCCTTCGACCTCCCCACACAGATGGGCCTCGATTCGGACGATCCCTCAGCCGAGGGAGAAGTCGGGCGGGTCGGCATGGCAGTTGACACCCTTCGGGATTTCGAAACCGCCTTCCGGGATATCCCTCTCAACAGAATCGGCACCGGGCTGACCATCAACGCCGTTGCCTCTGTCATGCTGGCCATGTACCAGGCCGTGGCTGAAAAATACGGATTTTCCAGGAATGAGATCAGCGCAACCCCCCAGAACGACATCCTGAAGGAGATGATCGGAAGGGGAGCCTGGATATTCCCTGTGGAACCGGCCGTTCGTCTGATCGGGGACACCATAGAGTATTCCATAAAGGAGATGCCAAGGACCAACCCGGTCAGCGTGTGCGGCTACCACATAAGGGAATCCGGAGCGACTCCCGTTCAGGAGATCGCCTATGCCATCCAGATCGCCAACGCCTACATCGATGAGGTTCTCCGGCGTGGGCATGAGGTGGATGACTTTGTGGGACGGTTTTCATTCAACATAAACATATTCGGCAATCTCTGGGAACAGGTAGCCAAGTTCCGGGCGGCCCGCAAACTCTGGGCAAAGAACCTCCGGGAACGTTACGGGGCGGGTAAGAAGAACCAGAAGGTGCTCTTCTTTCGCGGTCTTTTCGGTGGGGGAGGCTATGGACTGACCAAGGCCCAGCCTGAAAACAACATCATCCGCGGCGCCTATTACGCCTTGGCTGCTGCCCTGGGAGGGGCCCAGACCACGGCACTCTGCTCCTTTGACGAGGCCTATACAATCCCGACCCCCCGGGCTGCCCTGCTCTCTCTGAGAACACTCCAGCTTCTTATGGACGAGATCGGCCTCCGGGATACGGTGGACCCCCTGGCAGGATCCTACTTCGTCGAGACCCTGACAAAGCAGATGGAGGAGAAGATCCTGGAAGAAATGAAGCGGATCGACGACCTGGGCGGCATGGTCCGGGCTGTCTCCTCCGGTTATGTCCAGAGGGAGGTGGCCCGCCAGGCCTACGAGTTCGAACGTGGGGTGCAGTCAGGGGAGCTACTCAAGGTAGGGGTCAACATCCACACCGAAGGGGAGGAACAGGAGGTCCAGCTCCACGAGTACAGCTGGGAATCCGCTGAAAGGCAGATCCGGAGTCTCAAGGAGGTCAAAAGGAGCCGTGACAACAGTGCCGTGGCCAGAGGCCTGAAGGGACTGGAAAAAGCGGCCAGGGAGAAGAGGAACGTCATGCCCCATCTGCTCGAATGCTGCAAGGCCTATGCAACCGTGGGCGAAATGGCAGGGGTCTTCAGAGAGGTCTTCGGGGAATTCAAAGAACCGACCATCTTCTAA
- a CDS encoding cobalamin-dependent protein (Presence of a B(12) (cobalamin)-binding domain implies dependence on cobalamin itself, in one of its several forms, or in some unusual lineages, dependence on a cobalamin-like analog.) — MAGKRIRILVAKPGLDGHDRGAKVMAFALRDAGMEVIYSGLHQRIDQIINTAIQEDVDVIGLSIMSGAHLPICQKLMERVRENKMDDVLVVVGGVIPKGDIPRLKELGIDGAFPGGTPFEESIRWIEEHVRKRKGQRPG, encoded by the coding sequence GTGGCAGGGAAAAGGATCCGAATTCTGGTGGCAAAGCCCGGGCTGGACGGCCATGACAGAGGAGCAAAAGTGATGGCCTTCGCCCTGAGGGACGCCGGAATGGAGGTGATTTACAGCGGCCTTCATCAGAGGATCGACCAGATCATAAACACGGCCATCCAGGAGGATGTGGACGTCATCGGCCTCAGCATCATGTCCGGCGCCCATCTCCCGATCTGCCAGAAACTTATGGAGAGAGTCAGAGAGAACAAGATGGACGACGTGCTGGTGGTGGTTGGCGGGGTGATTCCAAAGGGTGACATCCCAAGGCTGAAGGAGCTGGGTATCGACGGGGCCTTTCCAGGGGGAACCCCCTTTGAAGAATCCATAAGGTGGATCGAGGAACACGTGAGAAAACGGAAGGGGCAGAGGCCCGGTTGA